A region of Solanum dulcamara chromosome 7, daSolDulc1.2, whole genome shotgun sequence DNA encodes the following proteins:
- the LOC129895435 gene encoding uncharacterized protein LOC129895435, with protein MPRKSTSYDTPTRKPSIQKNQKPKNALLHAYTKKRISSASAMAQVSISLLNFLNDGEDDVIEHQNVVVEDLDSSPYWPLSFGDFDLYAPPDLSDFPRRPQISSSSRRRAGFGLRDDVSETDSIVTVMDRENQVNFVMDMFQQRVEQSQSSTRVVSGPDLLHAEPELEADFGVIEGNDFMGLSSLDIDFGLGLGFRGDTDNSGFHVEDCDGPEQFVNGLRVVDIESDSDSDENCVLGRLFNVDEADGDDEDENIRDNESDDPSLRLCWGSFQLEDHRDVNEDFEWEEIDGRVDEREILSMFLDDDEISESAGPEDRARELENLDWEFLLNVQNLEPDPEIRNGEFDMGRHMDQDDYNYTTEYELLFGQFAESEIGFVGRPPASKTVVRDLPTVAVSKDDLEKNNATCAICKDEMNLGEKARHLPCAHRYHDDCILPWLGIRNTCPVCRYELPTDDPGYERRRRVQTQRVGQLD; from the coding sequence ATGCCAAGAAAATCAACTTCTTACGACACACCTACCAGAAAACCATCAATACAAAAAAACCAAAAGCCAAAAAACGCACTTCTTCACGCATACACAAAAAAACGCATTTCCTCCGCTTCAGCAATGGCTCAGGTCTCCATCTCGCTGCTTAATTTCCTCAACGACGGCGAAGATGACGTTATCGAACATCAAAACGTCGTCGTAGAGGACCTCGACTCTTCTCCTTACTGGCCTCTCAGTTTCGGTGACTTCGATTTGTACGCTCCTCCAGATCTCTCCGATTTCCCTCGCCGTCCCCAAATCTCTTCGTCTTCTCGTCGGAGGGCCGGTTTTGGCTTAAGAGACGACGTTTCAGAAACTGATTCGATTGTCACCGTCATGGACCGCGAGAACCAAGTAAACTTTGTTATGGACATGTTTCAGCAACGGGTTGAGCAATCTCAATCTTCGACCCGTGTGGTTTCGGGCCCTGATTTGCTCCATGCGGAGCCCGAATTGGAGGCCGATTTCGGTGTGATTGAAGGGAATGACTTTATGGGCTTGAGTAGCTTAGATATAGATTTTGGGCTAGGGTTAGGTTTTCGTGGGGACACTGATAATTCTGGATTCCATGTTGAAGATTGTGATGGCCCTGAGCAGTTTGTTAATGGGTTGAGGGTTGTGGATATTGAATCTGACTCGGATTCTGATGAGAACTGCGTTTTAGGCAGATTATTCAATGTGGATGAAGCTGATGGGGACGATGAAGACGAGAATATTCGTGACAATGAGAGTGATGACCCAAGTCTTCGCCTGTGTTGGGGTTCCTTCCAGTTGGAGGATCATAGGGATGTGAATGAGGACTTTGAGTGGGAAGAAATTGATGGAAGAGTTGATGAGAGAGAGATTCTGAGCATGTTCTTAGATGATGATGAGATATCTGAATCTGCTGGCCCAGAGGATAGAGCAAGAGAATTGGAAAATTTGGACTGGGAGTTTCTGTTAAATGTTCAGAATTTGGAACCTGACCCAGAAATTAGAAATGGCGAGTTCGATATGGGTCGTCATATGGATCAAGACGATTACAATTACACTACTGAGTATGAGCTATTGTTCGGACAGTTTGCCGAGAGCGAGATTGGTTTTGTTGGAAGACCACCAGCTTCCAAGACTGTTGTTAGAGACCTTCCAACTGTGGCTGTGAGTAAAGATGATTTGGAAAAGAACAATGCTACTTGTGCTATCTGCAAGGATGAGATGAATTTGGGAGAAAAGGCTAGACATTTACCATGCGCTCATAGGTATCATGATGACTGTATTCTGCCTTGGCTTGGGATTAGGAATACCTGTCCAgtttgtcgatatgagttgccCACTGATGATCCTGGCTATGAGAGAAGGAGAAGGGTCCAGACTCAAAGAGTTGGTCAACTTGATTAA